One genomic window of Bradyrhizobium sp. CCGE-LA001 includes the following:
- a CDS encoding substrate-binding domain-containing protein: MRRSFILTTTILALAAGSSARADDLKVALIYGKTGPLEAYAKQTETGLKMGFEYATKGTMTLDGRKIVVITKDDQGKPDLAKAALAEAYQDDKADIAIGTTSSAAALAILPVAEENKKILIVEPAVADQITGEKWNRYIFRTARNSSQDAISNAVAIGKQGVTVATLAQDYAFGRDGVAAFKEALAKTGATLAAEEYAPTSTTDFTAVGQRLFDALKDKPGRKVIWVIWAGAGNPLAKLQDMDPKRYGIELSTGGNILPALAAYKGLPGMEGATYYFYEIPKNPVNDWLVAEHQKRFNAPPDFFTAGGFAAAMSVVAAVTKAKSTDSEKLITAMEGLEFDTPKGKMVFRKDDHQALQSMYHFKVKVDPNVAWAVLDPVRELKIEDMDVPVRNKR, translated from the coding sequence GTGCGTCGATCATTCATCCTAACAACAACCATCCTCGCGCTTGCCGCGGGCAGCTCCGCACGGGCCGACGACCTCAAGGTCGCGCTGATCTACGGCAAGACCGGTCCGCTCGAGGCCTATGCCAAGCAGACCGAGACCGGTCTGAAGATGGGCTTCGAATACGCCACCAAGGGAACCATGACGCTCGACGGTCGCAAGATCGTCGTCATCACCAAGGACGACCAGGGCAAGCCGGATCTGGCCAAGGCCGCGCTCGCGGAAGCCTATCAGGACGACAAGGCCGACATCGCGATCGGCACGACCTCGTCGGCTGCGGCGCTCGCCATTCTTCCCGTCGCCGAGGAGAACAAGAAGATCCTGATCGTCGAGCCGGCCGTCGCGGATCAAATTACCGGCGAGAAGTGGAATCGCTACATCTTCCGAACCGCGCGCAACTCCTCGCAGGACGCGATCTCCAACGCGGTCGCGATCGGCAAGCAGGGCGTGACCGTCGCGACGCTGGCGCAGGACTACGCGTTCGGCCGCGACGGCGTCGCCGCCTTCAAGGAGGCGCTCGCCAAGACCGGCGCCACGCTCGCCGCGGAGGAATATGCCCCGACCTCAACCACCGACTTCACCGCGGTCGGCCAACGCCTGTTCGACGCGCTGAAGGACAAGCCCGGCCGCAAGGTGATCTGGGTGATCTGGGCCGGCGCCGGCAATCCGCTGGCCAAGCTCCAGGACATGGATCCGAAGCGCTACGGCATCGAGCTGTCGACCGGCGGCAACATCCTGCCGGCGCTCGCGGCCTATAAGGGCCTGCCCGGCATGGAAGGCGCGACCTATTATTTCTACGAGATCCCGAAGAACCCGGTGAACGACTGGCTGGTCGCCGAGCACCAGAAGCGCTTCAACGCGCCGCCGGACTTCTTCACCGCGGGCGGCTTCGCCGCCGCGATGTCGGTCGTCGCCGCCGTCACCAAGGCGAAATCGACCGACAGCGAGAAGCTGATCACGGCGATGGAAGGCCTGGAGTTCGACACGCCGAAGGGCAAGATGGTGTTCCGCAAAGACGACCATCAGGCGCTGCAGAGCATGTATCACTTCAAGGTCAAGGTCGACCCGAACGTCGCCTGGGCCGTGCTCGACCCGGTACGTGAGCTGAAGATCGAGGACATGGACGTTCCCGTCCGCAACAAGCGGTAG
- a CDS encoding branched-chain amino acid ABC transporter permease — translation MTDLAANDPLPKPKRDLAPILLPVALALLMLPLIGSTSSWLTLTVASLAMGMMIFIMASGLTLVFGLMDVLNFGHGAFIAVGAYIATLVLAPFAASIQADSLWMNLAVLAPAALLAMAVSGALGLVVERVLILPVYGQHLKQILMTTGGLIVAEQTLYALWGPQIIPMPLPTSLRGSFILGDVAIAKYRVLAMLIGLGIFIAIQLVLNRSKIGLLIRAGVENREMVEALGYRIRRLFLGVFMTGSALAGLGGVMWALYREQVHASMSDELTVLIFIVVIIGGLGSIGGCFIGAILVAMVANYGGFLVPKLALVSNILLMVAILMWRPRGLYAVTSR, via the coding sequence GTGACTGACCTTGCCGCGAACGATCCGCTGCCGAAGCCGAAGCGCGACCTCGCGCCGATCCTGCTGCCTGTGGCGCTCGCCCTCCTCATGCTTCCGCTGATCGGCTCGACCTCGTCCTGGCTAACGCTGACCGTGGCGAGCCTCGCCATGGGCATGATGATCTTCATCATGGCCTCCGGCCTCACGCTCGTGTTCGGCCTGATGGACGTGCTCAATTTCGGCCATGGCGCCTTCATCGCCGTCGGCGCCTACATCGCGACCCTGGTGCTGGCACCGTTTGCGGCTTCCATTCAGGCCGATTCGCTCTGGATGAACCTCGCCGTACTGGCGCCGGCGGCGCTGCTGGCGATGGCGGTCTCGGGGGCGCTCGGCCTCGTCGTCGAGCGCGTGCTGATCCTGCCCGTCTATGGCCAGCATCTGAAGCAGATCCTGATGACGACGGGCGGCCTGATCGTCGCCGAGCAGACGCTTTATGCGCTCTGGGGACCGCAGATCATCCCGATGCCGCTGCCGACCTCGCTGCGCGGCTCCTTCATCCTCGGCGACGTCGCCATTGCCAAGTACCGCGTGCTGGCGATGCTGATCGGCCTCGGCATCTTCATCGCGATTCAGCTCGTGCTCAATCGAAGCAAGATTGGCCTCCTGATCCGCGCCGGGGTCGAGAATCGCGAGATGGTGGAGGCGCTCGGCTATCGCATCCGCCGCCTTTTCCTCGGCGTGTTCATGACGGGATCGGCGCTGGCCGGCCTCGGCGGCGTGATGTGGGCGCTCTATCGCGAGCAGGTGCACGCGTCCATGAGTGACGAGCTCACCGTGCTGATCTTCATCGTCGTCATCATCGGTGGCCTAGGGTCGATCGGCGGCTGCTTCATCGGCGCGATCCTGGTGGCGATGGTGGCCAATTACGGCGGCTTCCTGGTGCCGAAGCTCGCCCTCGTCTCCAACATCCTGCTGATGGTCGCCATTCTGATGTGGCGGCCGCGCGGCCTCTATGCGGTGACCAGCCGATGA
- a CDS encoding ABC transporter ATP-binding protein, which translates to MPLTLETRDLTIRFGGHVAVNNVTCTFRPGELTAIVGPNGAGKTTYFNLISGQLRASSGSILFDGTDITEHSAPMRTRAGLGRAFQLTNLFPNLTVEENVRLAVQAASGTHYDMLRPWMVRRDLIARADAILDQVALGSRRGVAATVLSHGDQRKLEVALMIALEPKVFMFDEPTAGMSIDEVPVVLNLIAQLKQDSSKIILLVEHKMDVVRSLADRIIVLHNGQLVADGAPAEVIASPIVQEAYLGVAPKNAAESAA; encoded by the coding sequence ATGCCCCTCACCCTCGAAACCCGCGATCTCACCATCCGCTTCGGCGGGCATGTCGCCGTCAACAACGTCACCTGCACGTTCCGGCCGGGCGAGCTCACGGCCATCGTCGGGCCGAACGGCGCCGGCAAGACCACCTATTTCAATTTGATCTCGGGCCAGCTTCGTGCATCGAGCGGCAGCATCCTGTTCGACGGCACCGACATCACTGAGCATTCCGCGCCGATGCGGACCCGTGCGGGGCTCGGGCGCGCGTTCCAGCTCACCAACCTGTTCCCGAACCTGACCGTGGAAGAGAATGTCCGCCTCGCGGTGCAGGCGGCGAGCGGCACGCATTACGACATGCTGCGCCCCTGGATGGTCCGCCGCGACCTGATCGCACGGGCCGACGCCATCCTCGACCAGGTCGCGCTGGGCAGCCGCCGCGGCGTCGCCGCGACCGTGCTGTCACATGGCGACCAGCGCAAGCTCGAGGTGGCGCTGATGATCGCGCTGGAGCCGAAAGTGTTCATGTTCGACGAGCCGACCGCGGGCATGAGCATCGACGAGGTGCCCGTCGTCCTGAACCTGATCGCTCAGCTCAAGCAGGACAGCAGCAAGATCATCCTGCTGGTCGAGCACAAGATGGACGTGGTGCGCTCGCTCGCCGACCGCATCATCGTGCTGCATAACGGGCAGCTGGTTGCGGACGGGGCGCCTGCCGAAGTGATCGCCTCGCCGATCGTGCAGGAGGCGTATCTCGGCGTCGCACCCAAGAACGCTGCAGAGAGTGCAGCATGA
- a CDS encoding ABC transporter ATP-binding protein: protein MTDLLKLSGVHTHIGRYHILQGIDLTVAQGQVTMLLGRNGAGKTTTLRTIMGLWPASSGEISLAGMRIESRATPDIARLGVGYVPESMAVFSDLTVKENLVLAARDGPLDDTQLDWIFGFFPALRRFWLSRAGSLSGGQKQMLSIARAIIEPRKLLLIDEPTKGLAPAIVMALIECLKEIKRKGATILMVEQNFFAARELGDSVLVMDNGTIVHGGEMSALAADVPLQERLLGLSLETHQ from the coding sequence ATGACCGATCTTCTCAAACTCTCCGGCGTGCACACCCATATCGGCCGCTATCACATCCTCCAGGGCATCGACCTCACGGTCGCGCAGGGCCAGGTCACGATGCTGCTCGGCCGCAACGGCGCCGGCAAGACCACGACGCTGCGCACGATCATGGGTCTGTGGCCGGCCTCCAGCGGTGAGATCAGCCTCGCCGGGATGCGCATCGAGAGCCGCGCCACGCCCGATATCGCCCGGCTCGGCGTCGGCTATGTGCCCGAGAGCATGGCGGTGTTCTCCGATCTCACGGTGAAGGAGAACCTGGTGCTCGCGGCGCGCGACGGGCCGCTCGACGACACCCAGCTCGACTGGATCTTCGGCTTCTTCCCCGCGCTGCGCCGGTTTTGGCTGTCGCGTGCGGGAAGCCTCTCCGGCGGACAGAAACAGATGCTGTCGATCGCGCGCGCCATCATCGAGCCGCGCAAGCTGCTCCTGATCGACGAGCCGACCAAGGGCCTCGCGCCCGCGATCGTGATGGCGCTGATCGAATGCCTGAAGGAGATCAAGCGCAAGGGCGCGACGATCCTCATGGTCGAGCAGAACTTCTTCGCCGCCCGCGAGCTCGGCGACAGCGTGCTGGTCATGGACAACGGCACCATCGTCCATGGCGGCGAGATGTCGGCGCTCGCCGCCGACGTGCCGCTGCAAGAGCGACTGCTCGGCCTGAGCCTGGAGACGCATCAGTGA
- a CDS encoding branched-chain amino acid ABC transporter permease: protein MMLLSGDPPRSRVLTLVLVLIILALAATPFLFPGAKALNVAAKICVFAALVASYDLLLGYTGSVSFAHTMFYGIGSYAIAIALYGMGPNWAAVATGIVIGLPLAALLALAIGLFSLRVAAIFFAMITLAVASAFQVLASQLSWLTGGEDGRSFQLPELLRPGTVLISKNLFGFEINGRILTFYLVLAISALMILALLRVVNSPFGRVLQAIRENRFRAEALGFRTVFHLTYANCIAALVAASAGILNALWLRYAGPDTSLSFSIMLDILLMVVIGGMGTIYGAIIGATIFILAQNYLQSLMKVASTAASEAGLPLLPGLLHPDRWLLWLGLLFIASVYFFPTGVVGRLRKVGGDKSAGASH, encoded by the coding sequence ATGATGCTCCTCTCAGGCGACCCGCCGCGCAGCCGCGTCCTCACGCTCGTTCTTGTCCTCATCATCCTGGCGCTGGCGGCAACGCCGTTCCTGTTCCCGGGCGCCAAGGCGCTGAACGTCGCGGCCAAGATCTGCGTCTTCGCCGCGTTGGTCGCGTCCTACGATCTGCTGCTCGGCTACACCGGCTCGGTCTCGTTCGCCCACACCATGTTCTACGGCATCGGCAGCTACGCCATCGCGATCGCGCTGTACGGAATGGGCCCGAACTGGGCCGCGGTCGCCACCGGCATCGTCATCGGCCTGCCGCTCGCAGCGCTGCTGGCGCTCGCGATCGGGCTGTTCTCGCTGCGGGTCGCCGCGATCTTCTTTGCCATGATCACGCTTGCGGTCGCCTCGGCCTTCCAGGTGCTGGCCTCGCAACTGTCCTGGCTCACCGGCGGCGAGGACGGACGCAGCTTCCAGCTGCCCGAGCTGCTGCGTCCCGGCACCGTGCTGATCTCGAAGAACCTGTTCGGCTTCGAGATCAACGGCCGCATCCTGACCTTCTACCTGGTGCTCGCCATCTCGGCGCTGATGATCCTGGCTCTGCTGCGGGTGGTGAACTCCCCGTTCGGGCGCGTGCTGCAGGCGATCCGCGAGAACCGCTTCCGCGCCGAGGCGCTCGGCTTCCGCACCGTGTTCCACCTGACCTATGCCAACTGCATCGCGGCGCTGGTCGCCGCGAGCGCCGGCATCCTGAACGCGCTGTGGCTGCGCTATGCCGGGCCCGATACCTCGCTCAGCTTCTCGATCATGCTGGACATTCTGCTGATGGTGGTGATCGGCGGCATGGGCACCATCTACGGCGCGATCATCGGCGCCACCATCTTCATCCTCGCCCAGAACTATCTGCAGTCGCTGATGAAGGTCGCCTCCACGGCGGCGTCGGAAGCCGGGCTGCCGCTGCTGCCGGGGCTGTTGCACCCCGACCGCTGGCTGCTGTGGCTCGGGCTGCTGTTCATCGCCAGCGTCTATTTCTTCCCCACCGGCGTGGTCGGACGGCTGCGCAAGGTCGGCGGCGACAAGAGCGCGGGCGCCTCGCATTAA